The DNA region TAGCCTCTGATGCATCAAGGTTACATAGATAGATGCGGATTGATGATACACTAGGGTCTCACAAATGCTGCTTTTTAAGGGAAATTTCTCCTTTTTTGTCTGAGAGGTTCTTCATTTATGATATGCATTTTGGCATGTTGGATGTTGAAATCATGTCACTGATGGATGATGGCAATTGACTACCGTTCTTGGGAAAAAAATGTGTGCTGTTATTTTCAGTGAAGGTTTTAACGTTCTCAAAATGACAGGCTATTGAAAACGTTAGTGATGGCTTGGGAAAATCTGCTTCTGCCTTAATCCGGACTCCCTTGAAAAAGTATCAGAGTGGAGCTGGTGCTGTATCTGCTTTGGCATCTGCCATTCAAGCTGTTCCTGCTGCTGCCATAGCTCCAGCTTCTGCATGTGCAAGTGCTGTCCATTGTACACTCCTTGGCTTCAGAAATAGGTCGGTTATTATTTTGAGGTTATGTTAGTTGCTCTGGCATTGTATTATTGTTTATTCACGTTTAAATTTCTAGAACCAAAAATTAACTTCTGTGTTCACACTTTCAGCCTGGATCCCGAGCGTAAGAAAGAGTCCATGGAGAAATATTTGGGTCCCATTCAGTCATCGGAACAAGATCAATGGTGTGGTTTATTTTATGTATCATCGGATTTCAGTCTATATATCTGTAATTTATTTCTTGGTTATAACATTCACTGTATTTCTTCTTCAAACGAAATGATCTGCAGAGGGTACCCATGACCAATTTAGTGAAGACCTGCTCCTTTTGCATCCATAAAAGGTTATCGATGAAGAGCTTTCTTTGATGCTTTGGAGGGGGCCATGTATCATGTAagtttgcttttttattttatcctcTTTTTCTCTTAACCAGAATTCACTCACTCTTTTTATACGGACTTGATTGAAGGTTGTGAAATTATAGTCCTTTCATTGTTATTCGTTAAAGATTATTTTGCGGAACCAACAGTTAAGTTTCTACAATACATGAAACGTTCTTCTTGCCTGTCAACTGAATTGCTTGCTTAACTGCCGGCAATGgtacaccattttcttcccgATTCTCAAAGCTGTTATGCTGGGTTTATTGGATGCAGATGTAAAGTTAATGAAACTGCCAATCGATTCTTTCCCGTCAGGACAGGACAAGACAAGACGATTTTGTACAAACAAGCTGTAAATATCCTATTATTCTTTAAAGTTTCAACCCACACCGAAAATTCCCTTGTAATTAGTGATCCAATGTATGCATAGTCAGATTACACGATGTTATTCTCTCAAGGCCTCAATTATAGTGGAAATTGCTTCTGTTGTACATCGTTCAGCAAATCTTGTTTTACCAAATAACTTGTTAAAATAGCATTAACAGTGTGCTGCGGTAGTAAACAGGCCCACTCCCTTCCCTCCTTTTtggtttttaagaatttatttaacGTGTGTTTCTGGACacaataattatcaaataaattgcTTTCTTTATTGAGTAATGCAACTTCATCTTAATTCTCATCATCCTTTCACCATCACATGCTGTAGCATTAGAAGATttgagactatttattatatttaacttgTGAATCTATTATTTAATGTCATATAATGGAATGTTGAGAGGATgatgaataaacttttttataCATGACGAGTGAACTTgtacttaaaaaaatagttttacttgaaatttcaatctcttttggtgttatttgtataaaattttagCATTTCTGTTATTGTGAACGAGCTGATGGGAGTAGAGACTTGGTTTACTCTTAATATCAATTTCAGCttgatcatttttattttttggggtttttatttttatgcgaTGATTTATGTATTATTTGCCAATAAAAGCTAAAAGATTTTGGGCTGTTAGCAATTCTCTTTTTCATGTAAATGGAAAGAAATAGAATTCCATCCAAAATGCAGTctctcaacattttcaaaaagaagAATTAATCAATAAAGAGTAATGGTACATGTAcaactatttttaataatttttttatagtcatattttaaaatgaaggtATTAATATGaagtgatgttatttttataagatgaaATGATGCATCTCATAAACAAATCACTGAAACAATAGTTAAGAAATGAATGGATAGTTTGGATTGATCAAATAATCCTTCCTTTTCCAATGGAAAAAGGTAGGAGGGGGGTTTATTTGAGTCGAACGGGgtgataaaaacaaaagaattagcAAAGAAAGCAGTTAAATCAAACCTCAACATACACTATGGATCCCACTCTCCAATTCCATGCCATACCTTTCGCAATTAGCAAACAACTACCAATTATTAGGAAGACATAAGACAATCAGTCCCTATCCCATCATGATTACCGCTGCTATTTCTTTAGAACTTCTTTACTTCTATCTGTTATTGATCCCATCATATTCCATTTGCTCCTCCAACTTAACCTTCCTTCAAGGCCTCAAACAGTAGTTCCTGCAACACAAAAACTAATGAGAAATATTGTTCTTCATTCTGAATTTTATTCACAGACTGATGTATAATAGTTTAAGTGAATTTCATTTAAATGATTGATCTCTGAAACCACTAAAAACGCGTGCGGttgaaatgataaaatttaaagataaaaaactAATCTCCATGGTCTAGTAAATACTATTGGCATGTGTGTATACACTATACAGTTGGCATTTGCCAAACTGTAATCTGAATATAGATCTGCAAGTTTCAGTTCAACTATCTatcaaaacaaaagagtttcatCTTACCTGCGTTTTCTTGCTAACGAAAGCATTCTCATGAACAAACACAGGCCTCTTCTCTTCGATTACAGTTTCCATCACTTCATCACTCTCATCACATTTTTTAGACGAGGAGAGACCCTTTTTGAAGCCCAGCCTCTCCCTCCACCGGTTGGCATTCTTCGGTATCCTTGGACACACATCTTCATAATCATCATCGGCAGAGAGTTCATCTCTTAAAGTCATCTTTCGTTGCTGATTGATGCAGCTATTCTTCACAGGCAACAGCATGCCCTTGAAGAACAACTCATCTGCAGACATCATGGTGTAGTTTTTCACACAGAAATCGAATTCCGAGGAAACGGGTGCTTCTCTATAGGTGTTTTCATGCTTGGTTGGAGGCTGTTGAATCTCCGAGAAGTCGTTGGAGAAGGAGATTCTCGGGTCCACGGTGGGAGTGCAGAGGCTCTGCTGCTCACTGTTGAACATGTCTGGGCAGGAAATTGACGTCCTGACCACACAACCACTTTACTTCTAGACTAGTTCCTTGGACTTGCAGTGTTAACCACATGCACATGTCTGCATTTATCTCTCCATTGGGATTGTTTTATGTGATTGCTTAGTAGACATCTCATGTTACTTAGATTTGTCAGTTTTCTATTATTTAGAAGGGTAATACCTTATTCTTTTTCCCCAAGATTCATTTTTTATTGGAGAAGTTTAATATTTAAGTGACATAGTGAATGCACTATCTTGATTAACACTCATGCCAGTACGACAGTTTTTTGCCCATCATTTTGACTAACAGGTTCCCTTTTGATCACttctaaataaaagaagattttgtttgaaaggtTCCATGTTCATGCCAACTGGATCGGGGAACCAGGCACTTAAAAACAAAGAAGTGGATTTCCTGCCAAACTGAAAGGTCTTCTCCAGGCCCTCCTTCTCCATCTGAGCATGTGGTGCGGACATTAGCTCTCCGAAACTTTATTTTGTGGGGATTTCTTGCCAATTGAGGTGGATTTCCCACATGGATTGCACATTGCATCCTCGTCTAGATTGAAGTTTCCTATTAGTTTCCAGATGAGTTTTGGACAAGTGGCCGATTCCAATTTTGATTGAAtgaattttgtaattataaggGATGTGATCACCAAACGGTGTACCTCTTGGAATGACACCCTCTCCATGGTGATGGTTCTTACGAGGGGTGATGGTTAAGGAAGTGTCAAATAGTCAAAGATTGTCTCACTTGTTTAGGGTTATGTCATTTACCAACCATTGTATTTTCAATTGTTGTGACCGTTGCCAATTAGTGTTTCATGGCCTATAAATAGGAGTAATTGGTGCATATTGAAGGCACTCATTTCCCTTTATCCATCACCAACTTGTGAGAAAAATATTATCACGGGAGTGTCACTATATTATCGATTTTACATTTGATTTTCATCCATTTTGATCTTTCATTCTACTAAAAATTTGTGTGGGATTTTGGAAGATGCCTAATGACATTGTACCAATCCCATGTTCCCATGGCCTCAAAACTTGGCCCAAGGGCACCTTCTCCCTTTTGGTCCCCAATCTAGTTATTGCAACTCGTCTTTAATACCCTAATAATGAGCTCCTTCAACCATATGTAGAGAAGAATTAAGGTTTTATTTTACTAGGTTATGTAACCCATTAAAACAATTCATCACCACAAATCCAAATCATGATCTCCGGTTGatgaatccaaaataaagagaactGAAAATAGGAAACTATTGGGAAAGAAAAGTGATCTCAATCCAAAAGCATATAAACTTGCAGTCCAGACAATTTAATGAAGGCTGAGCTCAGTACTCACTCAGCCAATTCTTCTGCACTTGATCTTACACTTCGTGTTTAACAACAAAGTATGTGAACAACAGAAACAGGAGGAAAATAGAGAACAAACAACCTAAACATAAGTACTCGCAACCTCCAACACCTTTGTTGTCCACAGCTTGTTCTAACATCttaattaagttgtttagtACTATTGAACCaatttatcaatatatttatctCTCCATGGCTTTAGATTTTGGATGAGATCTGAGTACGTGACAATGgtttaatgataataatatcTTACCATTCATTAAGTTGAGATGTCCATacctttataaattttattttaataaataaaaccaataaaaatgGAAGCATAAATcctgtaaatatatttttttttatgttaattgaTATGACATGTTTTTtaccttaaaataaaatatttattttaaatcaaaatttatttatttatttatttattttatccatTTCATAAATCTAATAGAAggcttatatataaatatatatgtatatattcttTTGCGAAGAAAAATACAGAAATAAAACGGAAAGAAAGAGgatttaaaaaggaaagaaagaagacgATGGGGATACGGGGGCAGCAGTCATCGACCTGAAGTCGGAGTGGAGTCCTTTATGTTTGGTAACACCGAATCATCcccaaaatctctctctctctctctctctctctctctctctctctgtctctctcttcgATCCAAGAAACCTAACTCACAGCTGTGGCCAGCGACTGCTCCAAGCAAAGCGGCGACAAAATCCTTCTGTTAATTATTAATCAATATAACTACATCTCGAGATCTAACTCACTGTTCTAACTCCCGTATCCGGGTGATCAGATCAGTGAGTCACATAAGCAGCAAATTTCATTTCATGGTCCTCCCTGGGGTAGGGTTCTACCGATAGAGTCGCCggtggaggctagggtttttgtTCTGCTCTCTATCCATGGCTTCGGCGGCCACTCAGACTCCGCCAACGAGTTGGCGCGAGGGCATGTCCTCTGACAACATCAAGGGCCTCGTTCTCGCTCTCTCCTCCAGCTTCTTCATTGGCGCCAGCTTCATTGTCAAGAAGAAGGGCTTGAAAAAGGCCGCCGCTTCTGGAATCAGGGCAGGTATTgaattctttttcaaataacttTCGAGGCCATTTtgcttaataatttttttttatttttatttttggtggggGGGTTTGCGCTCTATAATTTTGGACTCCGTTGCTTTTACTTTGAATGAATGCGAAGACGGGATTGGTTGATCAGTGAATGAGATAACATGTCGGTCCTATTGctcgttttgaaaaataatcccCGCAATATGGAAAGAAGTTCAATTGCCTCTGCCTGCTGTTTGTTCCGTAGAATAGAATCGTCGATGTATAGGAAATTACTTGACCTATGAATTTGGTTAAAGTATAAGTGAAGAATCCATGGGTCATTccctctttgttctttttttttttttttttttttgtggggggtGGGAGGGGTGGGGGTGACGTCCAGTTGTATGTTCGGTAGATCGAGCGGCAATTGGTGTTTAAAGTTTAAACAGATGTGTAGTAACCAAATTCGGTGTCGCTTTATTGATATTTGATCGCTGCGCTGATGGGCATGCAAATGCGGAGTAGAGCAGTATTGAGGATCAGGGAGTCTACTTATTTTGAGAAAGATGATACCCTTCTTTTCTCATGTGTATATGGACATGTATACAACTTGCATGTTGTCTTTGAATAAATTTCTGTGACATTTCTGGTGCAGCTTCCATGCACTCTCATCATCCGTCTTTAATATCCACTGGTGCTAGTGGGAGTTATGTTACTTATTTTGAGTGAGCTTTATTATTGGATAATTTGAATATAGTTTTATGTTAATGACATGCGTAATCCTTGATGTCTTCCACAGGTGTCGGAGGCTATTCTTACTTATATGAGCCACTTTGGTGGGTGGGCATGATAACAAGTGAGTATTCTATGGCTCGCTTTGGTCATTGATCAATGACTGGATTTACTACTCTACTTTCCCTTTAATTCACTTCTGTTTGTGGTCCGCACTATTAGAATCAGATTGTTACCTATTATAAAAAGTGATGCGTCATGTGTTTTATCAGTTTGCTCTACTATCAGTATCCTTGGAAATAAAATATTGGGTACCGGAAGGCTTTATTTTATAAGTACTGACTCAAAATGATACAAACGTCTACAACATGCATGGCACATCCAAATTCAATAATTCCTTGTAGCTGCAAGAGCAATGGAGACAGCAGTTGTGAGAATGAAATTATGCGGAGAAAAGAAGCGACTTCCTCGTGCTTAGCATATTTCAACCACTGCTAAAGAAACTCCTTACAAACAACGAAAatgaactcaaaattttcattcataATCAGTGACATAAGGACCATATATGGATGTCTCCttcctcatttttcttttccccccGATATATATTGCAAATTGCTTGATCCTATTAGAATACAAACAAAAGATAAGCATCAAAAGTGTCTCTCTCTATTCCATCACTCTTGGTTACACTAAAGTTACAAGTTTTCTAAACAATTCTGAAATTCAATGGCTTGCTTGCATGGTCTTTTCTGGCTTACATAATCTTCAAAACAACATTGAGGGATGTTATTTAAAGTTGAAGTAAAACCATTATGTGgttatcatttattttctagCAATATGATTAATGGGTGGCCTCTGTAGCCTTTTCTTCTACCCATGATAACAACTAAACTCTTCAAAAGCTCAATCAAAGGATGCCTCAGATTCAAAAGGGTTGATTAAACTTTTATGATAAAGTTCTGATCACTGCTTTCTTCATATGACACCTGCATGTTCATTCTTAAAACCCAGCCACAAAAGAAATCTTTTTATATCTTAGATTATTTGTCATTAAAGTTGCTTACGGGTATCTTTGGTTATAAGAAATGTTGAGAATTGCTGGACCAATTTTTGaggtattttactatttttttattgggttttgtgaATGTGGAtaggaaaaatgagaaattgtTTTAAAGATTTCTTTAGATGTTTTGTATTGGAGTTTGTGAAAGTGGCCGGGCAGATTTGAAAAGTTGTCTGGATAAAATTGTTGTGAGAGTTGTATTTTTGGTTTTcgtaaagagaaatactttagcaaCTAAtgaattacataaaagtaaatctacaaaATGACGTGACTTGATGTGGTATGTCAGATTGTgaagttatttttatcataaagtagtTCTAACATATCACATGAAACCATGTCAGTTTATggatttacttttgtgtaatccatTTGTATCTGTAGCACTTCTCTTTCGTGAaagttgttttggtttttagtcAAGAATGAGAATACTCATGGGTGATTTCCATTCAACAGTGATCGTTGGGGAAATTGCTAATTTTGCGGCTTATGCATTTGCACCAGCTATACTGGTCACTCCTCTTGGGGCTCTCAGCATTATCATCAGGCATGATATAAAATCTTCTTTATAAATAACTGTAATTCCCCCGTGCTATGTGCTAACTATTACACTGTCTGCAGTGCTGCACTTGCACATGTTATTTTACGTGAGAAGCTACatatttttggaattcttggttGTGTTCTGTGTGTTGTGGGATCTGTCACAATTGTTCTGCATGCTCCTCAAGAGCGTGAGATTGAATCTGTGTCAGAAGTTTGGGATCTTGCCATGGAGCCAGGTAATTGTAATGTTACCCAGAATTGCTTGTGTTAATTGATTAAATCATTATTGGCTTTTCATGTTCAGATAttgcttatatatttttatacttttgtttcttttgcagCTTTTCTCCTGTATGCGGCTTTGGTCATAACGGCtgcatttattcttattttctaCTTTATCCCACAGTACGGCCAGACACACATAATGGTTTACATTGGAGTTTGTTCCCTTGTAGGTTCTTTGTCGGTATGTATCagtatttaattgaaaatttgCTGATGCCTTTGGTTCATAACTTCTATCTTCTGAGCGTTTTTGTAAGGGTGCTCTTTGACAGGTCATGAGCGTCAAAGCACTTGGAATTGCTCTGAAGTTGACATTTTCGGGAATGAATCAATTAATCTATCCCCAAACTTGGGCATTCACTTTAGTTGTAATTACTTGTATTCTTACGcaaatgaattatttaaacAAGGTAACATCTATGTATTTTCTGTCTGTGCCTTtgtcttctttttaatttattttattttagtagttttgttttccctattttcaattattttagtatcaaatttacatgaaaatggCGTATTTAAACTTTTTCTTCCATTATGACTGATGTAtggaatgtataatcaaatgagCCCTCTCAAAGTTGTCTGCTGTGGAAGTAAGGAAATGAAGTGAAAATGTTACCTGAaattctatttcattttcaagCATGCATGCGACTTTATTTCTTCAGTCATAAGTACTTCAGAATGTCAAGTATTCTGCTTAACCTTTTGGGCCTCTGTTGTTTGATATTTACTGTTTGTAATGGTTCCTTTGATTGTTTTTTTCCCTATGTTTCTCCAATACAGGCACTCGATACTTTTAACACAGCTGTCGTATCTCCCATATactatgttatgttcacatcaCTGACTATTTTGGCTAGTGTGATCATGTTTAAGGTATATTCTTCTTCCGAAAAGTATTATCGAATCACTTTCTTTCCTCGTCCTCTGCATTACATGGCATCTGTTGCTATTGATCCTTGttcaaaatcttaaaattatCGAACATCATAAATTTGGTGATCAAATCAACTTTGTTTgtgttcattaaaaaaaaaaaaaagaagttttggTGAGCATGTGAAGTAGGATATTgagaattgagaatgatgtagTTTACGAAAACTTCTTTCTTGCTAAtaacttttagaattaattaaaaccAGGTCCTTAGAAGTAAGGTCCGACAAAGAAAGCTCATATCGATTTTTCTGCATAATATGCCACTGGGCTTTGTTTCATGTCCTTTTTCTAATAGGCCTGTTATAGACGTTGTTATTTCCTAGAAATCATTTGGGATTTTCATGTTATAATCTCGAATTGATGACATTGTGGAATTTGAATTTACTTTCAGGACTGGGATAGGCAGAGCCCAACCCAGGTAGTCACAGAAATGTGTGGCTTTGTGACCATCCTTTCGGGAACATTTCTTCTTCACAAAACAAAAGATATGGCGGATGGTATGTTGTCCGTGTCATTCTTGCGAACCCATTTAAtcaagagtaatgctagatgaGAAATGCTACAAGGAAGTTTTACACCACACCTCTTTTTAACCAacatgtgatttgtcatttttgctCTTCAATTTAAACACATATTTAAGCATCAAGATAGATTCATAAAAGggaaaaatgacaaattacatGTTGATTGGGTGGAGGTGTGTGGTGTAAGGCTTCCATGTAGAATTTCTAAATGCTAGATACAGTTTTAGGGTGTGTATATCTCATgcacttcttttgaaaaaaagtgaggttcactataaaaaataaataaatttttcttgtgGATTTTAGATTGACTCACTTTTTTAAAGGGAGTGCGCGAGACTTGCACATTCTAGAACTgccaatatcatttctctttaatcAAATGGCAatagttaatttttttgattgataaacaaaattttattgagtatcaaATATACAAAGGCCTGAATATACGAGACAGATCAAGAGCGATGCCTATACAAGGTAGTTTAGCAATATAAGGAAGTCATGAAAAGACATGCCATTAAAGTTAATTACAATCAACGAATGAAGTAAATTAATGAAAGATAAACTTCTAATCTCATCCTTTAACTGCTCTCGATCTTCAAAGCTTATTGTTGCCTTGGTGATGGTTAATTGACAAGGGATCCAATGTCTCCCCTGCACACGAGGAAATTGTAGGCTTGgttcatgatttttttaattgttgaacTCATTTTTGGCATTCTGAAGCACTTATCACGTTGTCAAATCATGTACAGGTTTGTCAACGTCTTTGTCCAGGCGACATTCTAATTCTAAGCACTCAGAAGAGGGTGGCCAAAATGATATTGAAGACATCCCTCTAAGGCGGCAGGAATCCTTCAGATAACCATAAAGTCTGCATTTCTGCAAGTcggaaacaacaaagaaaaagaaagcacgCTTTTTTCTGGGGAAGGATGTATCGATGCAAGGTGTATTTTATGCAGTTATGCATCTATCCGATTATATTattggagagaaagagagagaaaggtgaggttttaattgttttttctttctatttttctctttggCTTCATAGTGACTTTGCCGAAGCTGTTGCACTGTATTCACTCCACTCCATACAAAAGGCACTGTCCAACATAattttgtgcacatttgtttgTATAGTGTATCCTAGTTAAATTTTTCCACCCGACCCAATCATGATAATGCCTATTGCTTACAATTGACGAttgttattactattattagaaTCCCTAAAATTGCAATCATTGACTTTCTTTTATTATTGTGCATACAAGAATTCCACCTTAGGTATATATCAACAAGGAAACAATTTTGAAAGTTAGAAATAGAGAGGGTGGTAAGCGGGTGTTAATGTTACGATTCCACATCAAATAAGTATGGGATTGATTGGTGGTTTATAAGCCTTTAGACACCCTTTCCTTGTAAGACAGTTTTCAAGGGTGAGTTCTATCTAGTGGGTTCATaacaaatggtattagagccacTTCACAGTTCTAAGAGCCACTTCACAGTTCTAAGAGCCACTTCACAGTTCTAAAGCTATGTTGCTACGGTTGCAATTGTGCAACACAGGGGTGATGTCGGTATGGCAATGTTAGTCCAGGGCTTGGAAACACTTAGCACACAACCAACCCGTGTGAGCGCTGGGACAACCGTTGACGTCGGCTATGGAGCGTGGTGGTTGTTACGATCTTACATCGATTAAGTATGGGATTGAAAACAAAATACTTGAATTTCGATATCAATTTTTCACAATCCTTGAAATACCTCATTGGAAACAAAAGAATCTAGAAATAATTGAGTTGTAAAGTGTAACTTTCAAACTTCTCTATCAGTGTTAATAACTTGTAAGGAAAAACCTTTAGGtctcatttggatgttgagatagtTGGATTTCACTTCATCATccaaacattactcaaataaaaacacttttcaatttacacttttcaattttaattttttaattttttcatctaattattacattatcttttctaaacttttaaataaaatagtgagacacaaaaaataatttaattttttcaaattttaatataaaaattatattttaacaatattttaatttataatttttttattctaatttttctcttttcttttttaaaattacataaaatatcttaatttaaactatttcactattattcacaaaatatttcattactatttacagatttctcatcattatctcatctcaacatctaaaagTGGTTGCATAGAAAAGATAggagaagatgagaaaaataaaaagattaacaAGTTACTAAGAGGATTCTTTTGTCTCACTGGAGTTCCTGTGAGGGGTGAAGTTCCTTCTTCTTCGCTTTGGGTAAAGAAGGGTTTCCATTATAGGTGGGTTTTGAGCCTTTTTGGAGCATGGATGAGTTGAGCGAGGCTTGTCAAAATATGCACTTGAAGGAAGAGGAACAGAGAGAGATTGAGATCGAGGTAGTTAATGACGAGGAGTTGCGGTGCTGTGGAATGAAAAGTTTGATGTGGAAAATCTTCGCTGCTCAGAAGGTCAGTCTGGAGGTGTTAcgttcaataataataaagatcTGGCGAGTGGGGGATATGCCTATTTTCAAAGGGATTAGAGA from Carya illinoinensis cultivar Pawnee chromosome 6, C.illinoinensisPawnee_v1, whole genome shotgun sequence includes:
- the LOC122313523 gene encoding probable magnesium transporter NIPA4 isoform X2 translates to MASAATQTPPTSWREGMSSDNIKGLVLALSSSFFIGASFIVKKKGLKKAAASGIRAGVGGYSYLYEPLWWVGMITMIVGEIANFAAYAFAPAILVTPLGALSIIISAALAHVILREKLHIFGILGCVLCVVGSVTIVLHAPQEREIESVSEVWDLAMEPAFLLYAALVITAAFILIFYFIPQYGQTHIMVYIGVCSLVGSLSVMSVKALGIALKLTFSGMNQLIYPQTWAFTLVVITCILTQMNYLNKALDTFNTAVVSPIYYVMFTSLTILASVIMFKDWDRQSPTQVVTEMCGFVTILSGTFLLHKTKDMADVTTSPSSSSSSSSPILLKKHISSSSNRSKAFLNFPALSNIR
- the LOC122313523 gene encoding probable magnesium transporter NIPA4 isoform X1, which encodes MASAATQTPPTSWREGMSSDNIKGLVLALSSSFFIGASFIVKKKGLKKAAASGIRAGVGGYSYLYEPLWWVGMITMIVGEIANFAAYAFAPAILVTPLGALSIIISAALAHVILREKLHIFGILGCVLCVVGSVTIVLHAPQEREIESVSEVWDLAMEPAFLLYAALVITAAFILIFYFIPQYGQTHIMVYIGVCSLVGSLSVMSVKALGIALKLTFSGMNQLIYPQTWAFTLVVITCILTQMNYLNKALDTFNTAVVSPIYYVMFTSLTILASVIMFKDWDRQSPTQVVTEMCGFVTILSGTFLLHKTKDMADGLSTSLSRRHSNSKHSEEGGQNDIEDIPLRRQESFR
- the LOC122314145 gene encoding uncharacterized protein LOC122314145, which encodes MFNSEQQSLCTPTVDPRISFSNDFSEIQQPPTKHENTYREAPVSSEFDFCVKNYTMMSADELFFKGMLLPVKNSCINQQRKMTLRDELSADDDYEDVCPRIPKNANRWRERLGFKKGLSSSKKCDESDEVMETVIEEKRPVFVHENAFVSKKTQELLFEALKEG